The sequence AGGCGATTGTCACCCGGCAAATATCTTGTGACAAGCAAGGGCGCTGTTGAGTTGGGACAAGATTCGCTTGTGAATGGCAAGCTCCTGCTGCCTGAGCGGCTGCCGCATGATGTTGGGCGCAAAAACAGCCGCGGCCATCGCACGATGACAGCGGCTGTTGCACTCTCGTCGCAGCGTTGTGCGGCTGCGGCGGCTTCCGTTACTTTTGCAAAACCATCTTGCGCACCTGAGTGTGCCGGCCGGCGGTGATTTTGTACAGGTAGATGCCGGTGGCCACCGGCCGGCCGGCCTCATCGCGGCCATCCCACCCCGCGCGGTGATAGCCCGCCGGTTGCGCTGTCTGATTCACCAGGGTGCGCACCTTGCGGCCGAGCTGGTCATAGATCACCAGCGTCACCACCGCGGCTTCGGGCAGGTTGTAGCGAATGCTGGTTTCGGGATTGAAGGGGTTGGGGAAGTTCTGCTCCAACACCAAACTCGCCGGCACCTGCCCTGCGCGCGCCGCCAGCGATTTGAGTGACGCGCTTTCCGTGCTGTTGCTGAGATCATAAACATGTCCCAAGCTCGCCACCACCTCTGCATCGCTTTTTTGATGACTCGGGTAAACTCTTAAAATCACTCTTGCCTCCTGGCGCAAACCCTCGGTGCTTACGCCCAGCAATACGCCGGCCTGATTGAAGGCCTCGTCGGAAGACAACGCCAGAGCTTGTGACGCTTTGGTCAGCGTTGCGTCGCCAATGGTTTCGACTTCAAACGTGAGCGCCAGCGGTGCTTTGCCGTCAGACAAGCTTATCGCCTTCTCGCCGGCAATGACATAAACCACCAGCAGACTTTCCGCCTCTGCCGGCAAGAGGAATTCCGCCGAAGCCAACGCTGCCCAAGCCTCGCTGGCGGTCAATTTCGCCGTATCCGCAGGCGCGGCCGCAAAGTCGACTGTCGAAAAGCTGCCGTCCGCATGCTGCACCAGAAAATTTTCCATACACAGGTTCAGCCACGCGCCGGAAACCGGCTCAACCAGACCCACCGCCCGTTGCACGTATCCACCCGGTGAACCCATCTTGAAGCTTGCCGAAGCAAGAGGTATTTTCGAACTTTTTTTAGCGCGCACTTTTGTGGCGACCAGCCGGAAATGGCAACCGAATGGCAATTCAGATAACGGCCC comes from candidate division KSB1 bacterium and encodes:
- a CDS encoding T9SS type A sorting domain-containing protein, with the protein product MENFLVQHADGSFSTVDFAAAPADTAKLTASEAWAALASAEFLLPAEAESLLVVYVIAGEKAISLSDGKAPLALTFEVETIGDATLTKASQALALSSDEAFNQAGVLLGVSTEGLRQEARVILRVYPSHQKSDAEVVASLGHVYDLSNSTESASLKSLAARAGQVPASLVLEQNFPNPFNPETSIRYNLPEAAVVTLVIYDQLGRKVRTLVNQTAQPAGYHRAGWDGRDEAGRPVATGIYLYKITAGRHTQVRKMVLQK